The stretch of DNA AAAAGATGCAGCGTCAAGGCTGGCTGTTGCGCGATTGTCATCGTCGTATCAATAATGATCGAAATTATTTTGCTGCGTGTATGGTGGCACTAGGAGATGCGGATGCAATGGTTACAGGGGTAACACGCAATTATGAAACAGCGCTGGTTGATATACGTCGGGCAATTGATGAAAAACCAAAAGAACGATTGATTGGTATTTCAATGGCGATTTGCCGTGGTCGAACTGTGTTTATTGCGGATACGGCTGTTTATGAAAATCCTAATGCTGAAGAACTTGCAGATATAGCAGAACAAACTGCTTCTTTTGTGCGTGGATTTGGATATCATCCAAGGGTTGCGTTTTTGGCATTTTCGACGTTTGGTTATATGAAAGGGAAGACGACACAGCAAATTCAGGATGCGATTAATATTTTGCATGAGCGCAAAGTTGATTTTGAGTTTGATGGAGAAATGAGTGCTGATGTAGCGCTTAATTCCAAATTGATGCAGCAATATCCATTTATGGGATTAACAGAGCCCGCTAATATTTTGGTTATGCCTGGATATCACGCGTCTTCCATTGCAAGCAAAATGTTACAAGAGCTTGGTGAAGCGACCATCATTGGTCCTATTTTAATTGGATTGGAAAAATCTGTCCAAATTGTACCGTTTAGTGGAAACGATACAGATGTTGTCAATATTGCAATGCTTGCAGCGTATCATGCAGCAAAAGTCGTCTAAAAGAAAAAAGCCCCATATACTAATAATATAAAGGGGCTTTATGATAGCAAAGGAATAAATTTTTAAGAGGGTTGTATTTGATTGTCTTTTTGTTCTTCAGCGAGACGCTTTTGGAAGAGGGCTGCAAAATCAATAGGATCAATCCACAAAGGCGGAAAACCACCATTCTGAGTAGCATCAGATATAATTTGGCGAGCAAATGGAAATAAAAGGCGGGGACATTCAATAAAGACCAGTGGCATAATATGTTCTTGTGGAATGTTTTTAAGGTGGAAAACACCACCGTAAATCAGTTCTACATGAAATAAGGTTTCAGTGTTATCATTGGCTTTAACGGAGAGAGATAAAACGACATCATAATTATCATCACCAATTGGATTAGCATTGACATTAATATTGATATCAATTTGTGGTGATTTTTCACGCGCACGCAATGAATGAGGAGCACCTGGGTTCTCGAATGATAAATCTTTTAAATATTGCGTTAATACAGCAAAAACCGGCTCTCCACCACTGTTGTTCATTTCACCTTCGGCCATAAGACGAACCTCTCTCGTTATAATAATATGTATATTTATTTTAAGATCTAAAGATTGGACTGGTTATCATGCCTTGCAAAAGGTTGCAAGGAATGCGCTCTTTATCTTAATTATTTTTTTTGTTTGTTACAAAATTTTTTAGGCATTTCAATGGTTATCATCGTTTTTGCACCATGGAGATTCTGTCGTATCATGAATT from Bartonella tribocorum CIP 105476 encodes:
- the secB gene encoding protein-export chaperone SecB — its product is MAEGEMNNSGGEPVFAVLTQYLKDLSFENPGAPHSLRAREKSPQIDININVNANPIGDDNYDVVLSLSVKANDNTETLFHVELIYGGVFHLKNIPQEHIMPLVFIECPRLLFPFARQIISDATQNGGFPPLWIDPIDFAALFQKRLAEEQKDNQIQPS